Proteins from one Nitrobacteraceae bacterium AZCC 2146 genomic window:
- a CDS encoding hypothetical protein (product_source=Hypo-rule applied; cath_funfam=3.40.630.30; transmembrane_helix_parts=Inside_1_20,TMhelix_21_43,Outside_44_236): MSLLFPTQTTMRRRRRKRRSHLVPIVLGGLFAATAITLVAYLLWPTWQSAKVGDPDRIPVSVGATLFNVPTHAFRRKVQKHSGPQERVDLSYNYPSLEATDAPKHVSVENFDENQQPIDRIFLSISAHHDALSPDTRLRTIYPRYVEQASTAEDGLTTRPFRDNSPYSHEDLFLGDTPVLVARCTRDAATPGMCLSERRIDGADLTFRFPRAWLEQWREVGNAMDRLTTQLSGPRG; this comes from the coding sequence ATGTCCCTGCTTTTTCCGACCCAGACCACGATGCGGCGGCGTCGCCGCAAACGGCGCAGCCACCTCGTGCCGATCGTGCTCGGCGGCCTGTTTGCGGCCACGGCGATCACGCTCGTCGCCTATCTGCTGTGGCCCACCTGGCAAAGCGCCAAGGTGGGCGATCCCGACCGGATTCCCGTCAGCGTCGGGGCCACCTTGTTCAACGTTCCCACCCATGCCTTCCGCCGCAAGGTGCAGAAACATTCCGGCCCGCAGGAGCGCGTCGACCTCAGTTACAACTACCCGTCGCTGGAGGCGACCGACGCGCCAAAACATGTCAGCGTCGAGAATTTCGATGAGAACCAGCAGCCGATCGACCGGATCTTTCTCTCGATCTCGGCGCATCACGACGCGCTGTCGCCGGACACGCGCTTGCGCACGATCTATCCGCGCTATGTCGAGCAGGCTTCAACGGCAGAGGACGGCCTGACCACCCGGCCGTTCCGCGACAACTCGCCCTACAGTCATGAAGATCTGTTTCTTGGCGATACGCCGGTGCTGGTGGCGCGCTGCACCCGCGACGCCGCCACGCCCGGCATGTGCCTGAGCGAACGCCGCATCGACGGCGCCGACCTCACCTTTCGCTTCCCGCGCGCCTGGCTGGAGCAGTGGCGCGAGGTGGGGAATGCGATGGACCGGCTGACGACGCAGCTCAGCGGCCCGCGAGGATAG
- a CDS encoding hypothetical protein (product_source=Hypo-rule applied; pfam=PF11324) encodes MDVQEVRKLDAYLKRVFGNQKLRVVPRPKKDDSAEVYIGEEFIGVLFVDDEDDDRSFQFQMAILEEDLVDNG; translated from the coding sequence GTGGACGTTCAGGAAGTCAGAAAGCTCGACGCCTATCTCAAGCGCGTATTCGGCAACCAGAAGCTCCGCGTGGTGCCGCGGCCGAAGAAGGATGATTCAGCCGAGGTCTATATCGGCGAGGAATTCATCGGCGTGCTGTTCGTCGATGACGAGGATGACGATCGCTCGTTCCAGTTCCAGATGGCGATCCTGGAAGAAGACCTCGTCGATAACGGCTAA
- a CDS encoding serine O-acetyltransferase (product_source=KO:K00640; cath_funfam=1.10.3130.10,2.160.10.10; cog=COG1045; ko=KO:K00640; pfam=PF06426; smart=SM00971; superfamily=51161; tigrfam=TIGR01172) has protein sequence MAVQNLIPQNAKLATLDPIWDRIRTEAEDIVHREPELASFIYSTVLHHNRLEESVVHRVAERLDHSALSGDLIRQTFDEALRDEPDLGNAFRADLVAVFDRDPATTRFIDPLLYFKGFHAIQTHRLAHWLHNKGRKDFAWYLQSRSSAVFQTDINPAAKIGRGIFLDHATGFVVGETAVIEDDVSILHGVTLGGTGKENEDRHPKIRHGVLIGAGAKILGNIEVGHCARIAAGSVVVKPVPHNVTVAGVPAKIVGEAGCAEPSRTMNQMLNATGL, from the coding sequence ATGGCCGTACAGAACCTCATTCCGCAGAACGCGAAACTGGCAACGCTCGATCCGATCTGGGATCGCATTCGCACCGAGGCGGAGGACATCGTCCACCGCGAGCCGGAGTTGGCATCGTTCATCTACTCGACCGTGCTGCATCACAACCGGCTGGAAGAATCGGTGGTGCATCGCGTGGCCGAACGGCTCGATCATTCGGCGCTTTCGGGCGACCTGATCCGCCAGACCTTTGACGAAGCGCTGCGCGACGAGCCCGATCTCGGCAACGCGTTCCGCGCCGATCTGGTCGCGGTGTTCGACCGCGATCCCGCCACCACGCGCTTCATCGACCCGCTGCTGTACTTCAAGGGCTTTCACGCGATCCAGACTCATCGCCTTGCGCACTGGCTGCATAACAAGGGCCGCAAGGATTTTGCCTGGTACCTGCAGAGCAGGTCCTCCGCGGTATTCCAGACCGACATCAATCCGGCCGCGAAGATTGGCCGTGGCATCTTCCTCGACCATGCTACCGGCTTTGTCGTCGGCGAGACCGCAGTCATCGAGGACGACGTCTCGATCCTGCACGGTGTGACGCTCGGTGGCACTGGCAAGGAGAACGAGGACCGTCACCCGAAGATCAGGCACGGTGTGCTGATCGGCGCCGGCGCGAAAATTCTCGGCAATATCGAAGTCGGCCATTGCGCGCGGATCGCTGCGGGCTCGGTGGTGGTCAAGCCGGTGCCGCATAACGTCACCGTCGCCGGCGTGCCCGCGAAAATCGTCGGCGAGGCTGGCTGTGCCGAACCATCGCGCACCATGAACCAGATGCTGAATGCGACCGGCCTTTGA
- a CDS encoding pimeloyl-ACP methyl ester carboxylesterase (product_source=COG0596; cath_funfam=3.40.50.1820; cog=COG0596; pfam=PF00561; superfamily=53474) has translation MPSFHNGAVEIAYLDEGEGDPIVLVHGFASSKNVNWVYPTWVSELKKYNRRVIALDNRGHGESSKLYDSEEYHIGTMAGDVRALMAHLGITRTDMMGYSMGARITAYLAQSHAALIRSAIFGGLGMGLIKGGGPGENVATALEAPSLEDVTDPVGRTFRAFADQTRSDRRALAACLRGSRRLMTQDEAASIKVPTLIAVGTTDEIAGSAQALQQVIAGSEVLDIPNRDHMRAVGDRVYKEGVLDFLSRRA, from the coding sequence ATGCCGAGCTTCCACAACGGCGCTGTTGAAATTGCCTATCTCGATGAAGGCGAGGGCGATCCGATCGTGCTCGTGCACGGCTTCGCCTCCAGCAAGAACGTCAACTGGGTGTATCCGACCTGGGTGTCGGAGCTGAAGAAGTACAACCGCCGCGTCATCGCGCTCGATAATCGCGGCCACGGCGAGTCCAGCAAGCTGTATGATTCCGAGGAGTATCACATTGGCACCATGGCCGGCGATGTCCGCGCGCTGATGGCGCATCTCGGCATCACGCGCACGGACATGATGGGCTATTCAATGGGCGCGCGCATTACCGCCTATCTCGCGCAGAGTCATGCGGCGCTGATCCGCAGCGCGATTTTCGGCGGCCTCGGCATGGGGCTGATCAAGGGCGGCGGACCCGGCGAGAACGTCGCCACCGCTCTGGAAGCGCCGTCGCTGGAGGATGTCACCGATCCGGTCGGCCGCACCTTTCGCGCCTTCGCCGACCAGACCCGTTCCGATCGCCGCGCGCTCGCGGCGTGCTTGCGCGGCTCGCGGCGCCTGATGACCCAGGATGAAGCCGCCAGCATCAAGGTGCCCACGCTGATCGCGGTCGGCACCACCGATGAGATCGCCGGCTCCGCACAGGCATTGCAGCAGGTGATCGCCGGCTCCGAGGTGCTGGACATTCCAAACCGCGACCACATGCGCGCGGTCGGCGACCGTGTCTACAAGGAAGGTGTGCTGGATTTCCTGTCGCGCCGGGCGTGA
- a CDS encoding hypothetical protein (product_source=Hypo-rule applied; smart=SM01163; transmembrane_helix_parts=Outside_1_313,TMhelix_314_336,Inside_337_382) — protein sequence MWFRIDTALTGIAVCATAGLLLWPHAHDAGAVLAAQDDPVALADAQVNSALKNDPAVLRRNIEDALAAKDADLAKSFVDVAVAKNVVLPDELTNRVSEAVAEENSASHFAGKFASGFVTGNADDVGSMSGTVAGDLFVFGDIRDVVREGKHLAMGEDTDHLILGLAAAGLAVTAATYVTVGGVTPVRAGLTLVKDARKVGRLGEGLTAWAGRSARSVVDTPLLQTAMADASILRPGKTIDAVKAAFRAEKAGGLVRLAKDVGRVGEKAGARGALDTLRIAEGPRDVARAAKLAESRGGQTRAIIKMFGRGALLLAAGAFNLSMWVFWALLALFGFLSSIKATTERLTWSWLQRSKARRLRHELRLRHEMALRPTLAAVAVHG from the coding sequence ATGTGGTTCCGGATCGACACAGCACTGACGGGGATAGCGGTCTGCGCGACCGCTGGCCTGCTGTTGTGGCCGCATGCCCATGACGCCGGCGCGGTGCTGGCGGCGCAGGACGATCCGGTCGCCCTGGCCGACGCTCAGGTCAATTCCGCACTGAAGAATGATCCGGCGGTGCTGAGGCGCAACATCGAGGATGCGCTGGCGGCCAAGGACGCCGATCTCGCCAAAAGCTTTGTCGATGTCGCCGTGGCGAAGAATGTTGTGCTGCCGGACGAGCTGACGAACCGAGTCAGCGAGGCCGTGGCCGAAGAGAATTCCGCCTCGCATTTCGCCGGTAAATTCGCGTCCGGCTTCGTCACCGGCAATGCCGACGATGTCGGCAGCATGTCGGGTACGGTGGCCGGCGATCTGTTCGTGTTCGGCGACATCCGCGACGTGGTCCGCGAAGGCAAGCATCTCGCCATGGGCGAGGATACCGATCATCTGATTTTGGGGCTCGCCGCCGCTGGCCTCGCAGTGACAGCAGCGACCTATGTCACCGTCGGTGGCGTCACGCCGGTGCGGGCCGGGCTGACGCTGGTGAAGGACGCCCGCAAGGTCGGCCGGCTTGGCGAGGGGCTTACCGCCTGGGCCGGGCGGTCGGCGCGCAGTGTGGTCGATACGCCCCTGCTGCAGACGGCGATGGCCGATGCCTCGATCCTGCGGCCGGGCAAAACCATCGACGCGGTGAAGGCCGCGTTCCGCGCCGAAAAGGCCGGCGGGCTCGTTCGCCTCGCCAAGGATGTCGGTCGCGTCGGCGAGAAGGCCGGCGCCCGCGGTGCGCTGGATACGCTGCGCATCGCCGAGGGACCGAGGGATGTTGCCCGCGCGGCGAAGCTCGCGGAATCCAGGGGCGGCCAGACCCGCGCCATTATAAAAATGTTCGGCCGCGGCGCGCTGTTGCTGGCGGCCGGCGCGTTCAACCTGAGCATGTGGGTGTTCTGGGCGCTGCTGGCGCTGTTCGGCTTCCTCTCGTCCATCAAGGCCACTACCGAACGCCTCACCTGGTCGTGGCTGCAGCGCTCCAAGGCGCGGCGGCTGCGCCATGAGCTGCGGCTCCGCCACGAAATGGCCTTACGTCCCACACTGGCGGCAGTCGCCGTGCACGGCTAA
- a CDS encoding putative Zn-finger protein (product_source=COG4391; cath_funfam=2.60.260.40; cog=COG4391; pfam=PF10276; superfamily=57802) — MSDHVVPHFHNDAGVPIIEIGSKEFMCVGANPPFDHPHVFLDLGNDNEIICPYCSTLYRFAADLAPGAARPPECVVHDKVA; from the coding sequence ATGTCCGACCACGTCGTTCCGCACTTTCACAATGATGCCGGCGTTCCGATCATCGAGATCGGCTCGAAGGAGTTCATGTGTGTGGGCGCCAATCCGCCGTTCGATCATCCGCACGTCTTCCTCGACCTCGGCAACGACAACGAGATCATCTGCCCGTATTGCTCGACGCTGTATCGCTTCGCCGCCGATCTTGCCCCCGGTGCGGCCCGCCCGCCGGAATGCGTGGTGCACGACAAGGTCGCCTGA
- a CDS encoding salicylate hydroxylase (product_source=KO:K00480; cath_funfam=3.50.50.60; cog=COG0654; ko=KO:K00480; pfam=PF01494; superfamily=51905; transmembrane_helix_parts=Inside_1_6,TMhelix_7_25,Outside_26_399): MALSRTIVIAGAGIGGLTAALALAAKGFRILILEKAERLEEAGAGLQLSPNASRVLIDLGLQPRLVPHLMTPDAVSIMSARSGGEVIRLPLGDAGEFGADAPYWLIHRADLQSALLAEVNDHPGIELRLGCPFEDFGVHSTGVVIGQRKGMACEHEPVLALIGADGVWSAVRNQLFPDAQPQFTGLIAWRGTIDARQLPKELTPHRVQLWMGPKAHLVAYPMSSGKQINVVAIMPGAWNRPGWSAPGDAAEIRNHFAVSRWPGNARMMIGAVDDWRRWALYTMRDGGVWHKGPVALLGDAAHAMLPFAAQGAGMAIEDAAVLAKCCGEFIDDPANMAVALQRYAAMRRSRVGRVQRTARQSGKIYHLRGPMALARDLTMQVLGAQRLQARQDWIYDWKL; this comes from the coding sequence ATGGCTCTGTCCCGTACCATCGTCATCGCTGGTGCGGGCATCGGCGGATTGACGGCAGCGCTGGCGCTCGCCGCCAAGGGATTTCGCATCCTCATCCTTGAGAAGGCCGAACGGCTGGAGGAAGCCGGCGCTGGATTGCAGCTGTCGCCCAATGCCAGCCGGGTGCTGATCGATCTCGGCCTGCAGCCTCGCCTCGTCCCGCATCTCATGACGCCCGATGCCGTCAGCATCATGAGCGCGCGCAGCGGCGGTGAAGTGATCCGCCTGCCGCTCGGCGACGCCGGCGAATTTGGCGCCGATGCGCCGTACTGGCTGATCCACCGCGCCGATCTGCAGTCTGCCTTGCTGGCTGAAGTGAACGACCATCCCGGCATCGAATTGCGGCTCGGCTGCCCGTTCGAGGATTTTGGCGTGCATTCCACCGGCGTCGTGATCGGCCAGCGCAAGGGCATGGCGTGCGAGCACGAACCGGTACTGGCGCTGATCGGGGCCGACGGCGTCTGGTCGGCGGTACGGAACCAGCTGTTTCCCGACGCCCAGCCGCAATTCACCGGGCTGATCGCCTGGCGCGGCACCATCGATGCCCGACAATTGCCAAAAGAACTGACGCCGCACCGTGTGCAGCTGTGGATGGGTCCGAAGGCGCATCTGGTGGCTTATCCGATGTCATCGGGCAAACAGATCAACGTGGTGGCGATCATGCCCGGCGCCTGGAACAGGCCGGGCTGGAGCGCGCCGGGCGACGCCGCCGAGATCAGGAACCATTTTGCGGTGTCGCGCTGGCCGGGCAACGCCCGGATGATGATCGGTGCCGTTGACGATTGGCGGCGCTGGGCGCTGTACACCATGCGAGACGGCGGCGTCTGGCACAAAGGCCCGGTGGCGCTGCTCGGCGACGCCGCGCACGCCATGCTGCCCTTCGCAGCCCAAGGCGCCGGCATGGCGATCGAAGACGCCGCGGTGCTGGCAAAATGCTGCGGCGAATTCATCGACGATCCCGCCAACATGGCGGTGGCGCTGCAACGCTATGCAGCGATGCGCCGCTCTCGTGTCGGAAGGGTTCAGCGCACGGCTCGGCAATCCGGAAAAATCTATCACCTGCGCGGCCCGATGGCGCTGGCGCGCGACCTGACCATGCAGGTATTGGGCGCGCAGCGACTGCAGGCGCGGCAGGACTGGATCTACGACTGGAAGCTGTGA
- a CDS encoding hypothetical protein (product_source=Hypo-rule applied) produces the protein MTTPIAGSGFKVRPASIRSPPAALRNFNVVGLPNHMIDRRYHIPSLARAAVVASLLTLAVNLGGCAGLGDSFASGAFVDPAKYDLYDCKQLEAERNALKSRTAELQGLIDKAETGAAGSVVGELAYRNDYISARASAKLAEENWQRSKCVASAPAAVPAAPTPPPKVARKR, from the coding sequence ATGACGACGCCTATCGCCGGATCCGGATTTAAGGTCCGGCCGGCCTCAATCCGGTCACCTCCCGCTGCTTTACGCAACTTCAATGTTGTCGGGTTACCAAACCATATGATCGATCGCCGTTACCATATTCCATCGTTGGCCCGCGCCGCCGTTGTGGCGTCGCTGCTGACGCTCGCCGTCAATCTCGGCGGCTGCGCCGGTCTCGGCGACAGTTTTGCTTCCGGCGCCTTTGTCGATCCCGCGAAATACGACCTGTATGACTGCAAGCAGCTGGAGGCCGAGCGCAACGCGCTGAAGTCGCGCACCGCGGAATTGCAGGGGCTGATCGACAAGGCCGAGACCGGCGCCGCCGGCTCGGTGGTCGGCGAACTCGCCTATCGCAACGATTACATCTCGGCGCGGGCCTCGGCGAAGCTCGCGGAAGAGAACTGGCAGCGCAGCAAATGCGTGGCGAGCGCACCGGCGGCGGTACCCGCCGCGCCGACGCCTCCGCCCAAGGTTGCCCGCAAGCGCTAG
- a CDS encoding glyoxylase-like metal-dependent hydrolase (beta-lactamase superfamily II) (product_source=COG0491; cath_funfam=3.60.15.10; cog=COG0491; pfam=PF00753; smart=SM00849; superfamily=56281): protein MSHDGKLLVDAGIGVSRPQLTKALADLGADPVTRLVNTHWHFDHADGNAWLHAAGAKIIAQNNTRKHLSGIQRVEDWDYNFLPSAPVAIPSEVFATEHSLKLNGVSIHLKHYGSAHTDSDISVTFAEANVVHVGDGRGQADCRIRCQVGQFVIDPGFFTRLVYEGV from the coding sequence GTGTCGCACGACGGCAAACTGCTTGTCGATGCCGGCATCGGCGTATCGCGCCCGCAGCTCACCAAGGCTCTCGCCGATCTCGGCGCCGATCCGGTGACGCGCCTTGTCAATACCCACTGGCACTTCGACCATGCCGACGGCAATGCTTGGCTGCATGCGGCCGGCGCGAAGATTATTGCCCAGAACAACACCCGCAAGCATTTGTCCGGCATCCAACGCGTTGAAGACTGGGATTATAACTTTCTTCCCTCCGCGCCAGTTGCAATCCCCAGCGAGGTCTTTGCGACGGAGCACAGCCTCAAGCTCAACGGCGTCTCGATCCACCTGAAGCACTACGGGTCTGCGCATACCGACAGCGACATCTCGGTGACGTTTGCCGAAGCGAACGTCGTTCACGTCGGCGACGGTCGCGGCCAGGCCGACTGCCGCATTCGATGCCAAGTGGGGCAGTTCGTGATCGATCCGGGCTTCTTTACCCGGCTGGTCTATGAGGGCGTTTGA
- a CDS encoding hypothetical protein (product_source=Hypo-rule applied; superfamily=55785; transmembrane_helix_parts=Inside_1_58,TMhelix_59_78,Outside_79_92,TMhelix_93_115,Inside_116_118) yields the protein MNNYRSRWHGFYAEYVEQSVQAVFGHVERIIVGTLIVSAGTHVSTNEPAIMLFGYLRHGLVGRGVELFGVILLLLNFLDGLYRLSKSEWHTALQIIMSVCYIALSVRLVQLILAFRGE from the coding sequence ATGAATAACTACAGGTCCAGATGGCATGGATTCTATGCCGAATATGTCGAACAGTCCGTGCAAGCCGTCTTTGGCCACGTCGAGAGAATCATCGTCGGCACTTTGATTGTATCGGCCGGCACGCACGTCTCGACGAATGAGCCGGCCATCATGCTGTTCGGCTATTTGCGCCATGGTCTGGTGGGCCGAGGCGTCGAATTGTTCGGCGTCATTCTCCTGTTGCTCAATTTTCTCGACGGTCTGTACCGGCTCTCCAAGTCGGAGTGGCATACGGCGCTCCAGATCATCATGTCGGTCTGCTATATCGCGTTGTCCGTACGCCTCGTGCAGCTCATCCTCGCATTCCGCGGCGAATAG
- a CDS encoding pyruvate/2-oxoglutarate dehydrogenase complex dihydrolipoamide acyltransferase (E2) component (product_source=COG0508; cleavage_site_network=SignalP-noTM; cog=COG0508; pfam=PF00839; superfamily=53223,57868; transmembrane_helix_parts=Inside_1_8,TMhelix_9_28,Outside_29_262): MTKDIERHLAVLFAVISTSLVVLATPAASQQPTSAQRDAIREACRSDYEAHCASVPTGGKPALMCLQKNKASLSAPCQTAVSAIDKSSAATPAAAPPASTPKAAAAPAAAAPKAAAAAAPKQQPSQAQTDAIRQACRSDYEASCASIPPGGAAALSCLQTNSAKLSQPCQQAVSAVGGAPAAAGSAASTATPATTTVGAAPVVPMRAISPRREIMLVRSACGGDFRAYCSNVQLGGGRAVECLRANAASLSPTCQSAMLGLR; encoded by the coding sequence ATGACCAAAGATATTGAACGCCACCTGGCGGTGCTGTTTGCTGTTATCTCGACAAGTTTAGTTGTCCTAGCGACCCCTGCTGCATCGCAGCAGCCGACATCAGCGCAACGCGATGCGATCCGCGAGGCATGCCGCTCTGATTACGAGGCGCATTGTGCGAGTGTCCCGACGGGAGGCAAACCGGCACTGATGTGCTTGCAGAAGAACAAGGCGAGTCTGTCGGCCCCGTGTCAGACGGCCGTCAGCGCGATCGACAAGTCATCGGCCGCAACGCCTGCTGCTGCACCGCCGGCTTCCACGCCCAAGGCCGCGGCAGCTCCCGCAGCCGCGGCGCCAAAGGCTGCGGCTGCTGCTGCGCCCAAGCAACAGCCCAGCCAGGCGCAGACCGACGCGATACGTCAGGCCTGCCGCTCGGACTATGAAGCGAGTTGCGCGAGTATTCCGCCAGGGGGAGCCGCAGCGTTGAGCTGCCTGCAAACCAACTCAGCAAAACTTTCGCAGCCTTGTCAGCAGGCCGTCAGTGCTGTGGGCGGTGCTCCGGCGGCGGCGGGATCTGCCGCAAGCACGGCCACCCCCGCGACAACGACTGTCGGTGCAGCGCCGGTCGTTCCGATGCGAGCCATTTCTCCGCGCCGGGAAATCATGCTTGTCCGGTCGGCTTGTGGTGGGGATTTCCGAGCCTATTGCAGCAACGTCCAGCTAGGCGGCGGACGGGCTGTTGAATGCTTGCGGGCAAACGCAGCGTCGCTTTCCCCGACTTGCCAAAGTGCAATGCTCGGATTGCGCTGA
- a CDS encoding RND family efflux transporter MFP subunit (product_source=TIGR01730; cath_funfam=2.40.50.100; cog=COG0845; pfam=PF16576; superfamily=111369; tigrfam=TIGR01730) produces MGSCHLLPDVEPRSSARSSRYFGPRIVLALAALGLLTACEQNSFVPPPPPTVEVAQPIQKAITRYLEATGNTAPIKMADLVARVQGVLQSINYKDGTLVKEGTTLFTIEPETYKLKLDQAQASEAGLQALLKQTEAEFKRQSDLVAKQFASQATFEQATAARDSAQANLQQAQVSTKIAAVNYGYTNVTAPFDGIVTAHLVSVGELVGVASPTQLATIVQLDPIYVNFNVSEQDVLRIRAEAARKGLKPTDLLNTPIEVGLQTETGYPHVGKLDYAAPTLNQSTGTLAVRGVLPNENRVLLPGYFVRVRVPIDESAKALLIPDVALGSDQGGRYVLVVNSDGVVEQRKVEVGPLDGNLRVIDKGLAPEDRVVIAGILRAIPGQKVNPKVQTIEHPRASAN; encoded by the coding sequence ATGGGGTCCTGTCATTTGCTGCCCGACGTTGAGCCTCGGAGTTCTGCGAGGTCTTCAAGATATTTCGGACCACGCATCGTTCTCGCTCTGGCTGCGCTCGGCCTACTCACGGCATGCGAACAAAACAGTTTCGTTCCGCCGCCTCCGCCAACCGTCGAGGTTGCCCAGCCCATTCAGAAAGCAATCACGCGCTATCTCGAAGCAACCGGTAACACCGCGCCCATCAAGATGGCCGATCTCGTGGCACGCGTGCAAGGCGTCTTACAGTCCATCAACTACAAGGACGGAACGCTCGTAAAGGAAGGCACAACGCTCTTCACGATTGAACCCGAGACCTACAAACTGAAGCTGGATCAGGCCCAGGCATCCGAAGCAGGCCTTCAGGCCTTGCTGAAACAAACCGAAGCCGAATTCAAGCGCCAGTCGGATCTCGTCGCCAAGCAATTTGCGTCGCAGGCCACATTCGAGCAGGCAACTGCCGCACGCGACAGCGCTCAGGCAAATCTGCAGCAGGCTCAGGTCAGCACCAAGATCGCAGCCGTCAATTACGGCTACACCAATGTAACGGCGCCGTTCGACGGCATCGTGACCGCGCATCTGGTTTCGGTTGGCGAACTCGTGGGCGTCGCGTCGCCGACCCAACTCGCGACAATTGTGCAGCTCGATCCGATTTATGTGAACTTCAATGTCAGCGAGCAGGACGTTCTGCGCATCCGTGCGGAAGCCGCGAGAAAAGGGCTAAAGCCGACCGATCTTCTGAACACTCCCATCGAGGTTGGCCTGCAAACGGAAACGGGCTACCCGCACGTCGGCAAGCTCGACTACGCCGCTCCGACACTTAATCAATCGACCGGAACGCTCGCGGTTCGCGGCGTCCTGCCGAATGAGAATCGCGTTTTGCTGCCGGGCTATTTCGTCCGCGTCCGTGTTCCCATCGATGAGTCGGCGAAAGCATTGCTGATCCCCGACGTTGCATTGGGCAGCGACCAGGGCGGCCGATACGTTCTGGTCGTCAACAGCGACGGTGTCGTCGAACAGCGCAAGGTGGAGGTTGGTCCGCTCGATGGCAATCTGCGCGTCATCGATAAGGGACTGGCTCCTGAAGACCGCGTGGTGATTGCCGGCATTCTGCGAGCCATTCCCGGCCAGAAGGTGAATCCAAAGGTCCAGACGATCGAGCATCCCCGCGCGTCAGCCAACTAG